Proteins from one Patagioenas fasciata isolate bPatFas1 chromosome 6, bPatFas1.hap1, whole genome shotgun sequence genomic window:
- the RGS21 gene encoding regulator of G-protein signaling 21 isoform X2, translating to MAWSMSVDTVLANKDGVEAFRTFLKSEFSEENVEFWLACEDFKKTKSPTKIALKAQKIYSDFIQADAPKEINIDFHTKNHIAQNMTEPTLSCFDDAQRLIYSLMAKDSFPRFLRSEEYKELVKKQQNGKQKRWLPFL from the exons ATGGCCTGGTCCATGTCTGTGGATACAGTACTAGCCAATAAag ATGGCGTGGAAGCTTTTAGGACATTTTTGAAGTCAGAGTTCAGCGAGGAGAATGTGGAGTTCTGGCTGGCCTGTGAGGACTTCAAGAAAACCAAGTCCCCCACTAAGATTGCCTTAAAAGCCCAAAAGATTTATTCTGACTTTATACAAGCTGatgctccaaaggag ATTAATATTGACTTCCACACCAAAAACCACATTGCTCAGAATATGACTGAGCCCACCCTCAGCTGCTTTGATGATGCTCAGAGGTTAATCTATAGTCTGATGGCAAAGGACTCTTTTCCTAGGTTTTTAAGGTCAGAAGAGTACAAGGAACTAGTAAAGAAGCAACAGAATGGAAAACAGAAGAGATGGCTCCCATTTTTGTAA